A genome region from Aurantiacibacter sp. MUD61 includes the following:
- the purQ gene encoding phosphoribosylformylglycinamidine synthase subunit PurQ, with amino-acid sequence MKTAVVTFPGSNCDRDMWVALRDVTGTDPVKVWHGDADLPDALDFIALPGGFSYGDYLRSGAMAANSPIMRSVIAAAERGVPVLGVCNGFQVLTEARLLPGALMRNAGQNFICRTAELIVENASSHFTNAYSAGERIAIPVAHHDGNYFADDETLDRLEGDGRVAFRYPDAVNGSRRDIAGILNAKGNVLGMMPHPERAIEPAHGGSDGRRLFESVLKVLA; translated from the coding sequence ATGAAGACCGCAGTTGTCACATTCCCCGGCTCCAATTGCGACCGCGACATGTGGGTGGCGCTGCGCGATGTGACGGGCACAGATCCGGTCAAGGTGTGGCACGGCGATGCCGATCTTCCCGACGCCCTCGATTTCATCGCCCTGCCCGGCGGCTTTTCTTACGGCGATTACCTGCGCAGCGGCGCCATGGCGGCGAACAGCCCGATCATGCGCTCCGTCATCGCGGCTGCCGAGCGTGGCGTGCCGGTGCTGGGCGTTTGCAACGGTTTTCAGGTGCTCACCGAAGCACGGCTGCTGCCTGGTGCGCTGATGCGCAACGCCGGACAGAATTTCATCTGCCGCACGGCTGAACTGATCGTCGAGAATGCGAGCAGCCATTTCACCAATGCTTATTCCGCTGGCGAACGCATCGCGATCCCTGTTGCGCATCACGATGGCAATTACTTCGCCGATGATGAAACGCTGGACCGGCTCGAAGGCGATGGCCGCGTGGCCTTTCGCTATCCCGACGCAGTGAACGGATCGCGGCGCGATATCGCGGGCATTCTCAATGCAAAGGGCAATGTTCTCGGCATGATGCCACACCCTGAGCGGGCGATTGAGCCGGCGCATGGTGGGAGCGATGGCAGGCGCCTGTTTGAAAGCGTGCTGAAAGTTCTCGCCTAG
- the purS gene encoding phosphoribosylformylglycinamidine synthase subunit PurS produces the protein MKIRVHVSLKPGVLDPQGRAVHHALEGLGFDGVDDVRIGRTVEMDVADSTSDEALAEMCQKLLANTVIENYRIEKVG, from the coding sequence ATGAAAATCCGTGTCCACGTTTCGCTCAAGCCCGGTGTTCTCGACCCGCAGGGTCGCGCAGTGCATCACGCGCTCGAAGGGCTTGGCTTTGATGGTGTGGACGATGTCCGCATCGGACGCACGGTCGAAATGGACGTCGCTGACAGCACCAGCGACGAAGCCCTTGCCGAAATGTGCCAGAAGCTGCTCGCCAATACGGTGATCGAAAACTACCGCATCGAGAAGGTGGGCTGA